Proteins from a genomic interval of Scomber scombrus unplaced genomic scaffold, fScoSco1.1 SCAFFOLD_172, whole genome shotgun sequence:
- the vps16 gene encoding vacuolar protein sorting-associated protein 16 homolog: protein MAFITASWNPLGDAFYRKTELYEMCWSLRDGLRDCLVAAAPYGGPIALLREPLRRSPSSRPQLEIYSASGGSIASFPWKSGAVVQLGWTVSDELLCIQEDGSVLIYDLFGSFKRHFSMGQEVVQTQVLEAKVFHSPYGTGVAIVTGSSRFTLATNIDDLKLRRLPEVPGLQGPPSCWAVLTQDRQTKVLLATGPDLYILDNTSCTAVSPPGLGPQAGSIVHMCVSFSYKYLALFTDSGHLWTGPSHLQDKLSEVDTKVRMSPKQMVWCRRPKSQQPSVVLMWDRLLLVAGVCSDTIQFPLDDQCVCVGELDGVRIISSSNQELLQEVPLVCQDIFKIASMAPGALLLEAHREYEKCSQKADEYLREIKEQSMLGEAVRQCVEAAGHEYDSNTQKSLLRAASFGKCFLTDFSAESFVSTCRELRVLNAVRDAAVALPLTHTQFKQMTLQVLIDRLVYRQFYPLAIEICRYLKIPDYQGVSRVLKHWASCKVQQKDLSDESISRAVCMKVGDSAGVSYSDIAAKAFECGRTELAIKLLDYEARSGEQVPLLLKMKRSQLALSKAVESGDTDLVYTVVSYLKNEMNRGDFFMTLRNQPVALSLYRQFCKLQEQETLKDLYNQDDDHQELANYYVTASYREKRLESRLSLLQTAVDEFNKAKNEFAAKATEEEMKLLRFQRKLDDEKGAGYWDCLYRQPWRLCWR, encoded by the exons ATGGCGTTCATCACCGCCAGCTGGAACCCGCTGGGAGACGCTTTCTACCG taagACGGAGCTGTATGAGATGTGTTGGAGTCTGAGGGACGGACTCAGAGACTGTCTGGTGGCTGCAGCTCCATATGGAGGACCAatag CTCTCCTGAGAGAACCTCTCAGACGTTCTCCGAGTTCTCGTCCTCAGTTGGAGATCTATTCTGCGTCTGGAGGTTCCATCGCCAGCTTCCCG tggaAGAGTGGTGCAGTGGTGCAGCTGGGTTGGACGGTCAGTGATGAGCTTCTGTGTATTCAGGAAGACGGTTCAGTCCTGATCTACGACCTGTTCGGATCCTTTAAGAGACACTTCAGCATGGGACAG GAGGTGGTCCAGACTCAGGTGTTGGAGGCCAAAGTGTTCCACTCTCCATATGGGACAGGGGTCGCCATAGTAACAGGCTCCTCCCGCTTCACCTTAGCAACCAACATCGACGACCTGAAGCTCAGGAGGTTACCTGAAGTCCCAG GTCTGCAGGGACCCCCGTCCTGCTGGGCCGTCCTCACCCAGGACAGGCAGACCAAAGTCCTGCTGGCTACTGGACCAGACCTCTACATCCTGGACAACACATCCTGCACCGCTGTG agtcCCCCAGGTCTTGGTCCTCAGGCCGGCAGCATTGTCCATATGTGTGTTTCCTTCAGTTATAAATACCTGGCTCTCTTCACTGACTCCGGACACCTGTGGACAGGCCCCTCCCACCTGCAG gacaAACTGAGTGAGGTCGACACCAAGGTGAGGATGTCTCCCAAACAGATGGTGTG GTGCCGCAGACCAAAGTCCCAGCAGCCGTCTGTGGTGTTGATGTGGGACCGACTCCTCCTGGTGGCCGGAGTCTGTAGTGACACCATCCA GTTTCCATTGGacgatcagtgtgtgtgtgtgggcgagCTGGACGGGGTGCGGATCATCAGCTCGTCCAATCaggagctgctgcaggaggTTCCTTTGGTCtgtcaggacatctttaaaaTCGCCTCCATGGCGCCCGGAGCCCTGCTGCTGGAGGCCCACCGCGAGTATGAg aagtgTAGTCAAAAGGCTGATGAGTACCTGCGGGAGATCAAGGagcaaagcatgctgggagaaGCAGTGAGACAGTGTGTGGAGGCAGCAGGACACGAGTATGACTCCAATACCCAGAAGTCCCTGCTCAgg GCGGCGTCCTTCGGGAAGTGTTTCCTCACAGACTTCAGTGCTGAATCGTTCGTGTCGACCTGCAGAGAGCTGCGAGTGCTGAACGCCGTCAGAGACGCTGCGGTCGCTCTgccgctcacacacactca atTCAAACAGATGACTCTGCAGGTGCTGATCGACAG gttgGTGTATCGGCAGTTTTATCCGTTAGCGATAGAAATCTGTCGTTATCTGAAGATTCCAGATTATCAAGGAGTCAGCAGAGTCCTCAAGCACTGGGCTTCCTGCAAG GTGCAGCAGAAGGACCTATCAGATGAGTCCATTTCCAGAGCCGTGTGTATGAAGGTCGGAGACTCAGCCGGAGTTTCTTATTCTGACATCGCTGCTAAAGCCTTCGAGTGCGGCCGCACCGAGCTCGCCATCAAG CTGCTGGACTACGAGGCTCGCTCAGGTGAGCAGGTTCCTCTGCTgctgaagatgaagaggagtcAGCTGGCTCTGAGTAAAGCCGTGGAGAGTGGAGACACTGACCTGG TGTACACCGTGGTGAGTTACCTGAAGAACGAGATGAACAGAGGAGATTTCTTTATGACTCTGAGGAACCAGCCGGTCGCTCTCAGCCTCTACAGACAG ttctgTAAGCTGCAGGAACAGGAAACGCTGAAGGATCTTTACAACCAGGATGACGACCACCAAGAGCTCGCTAATTACTACGTTACTGCCAGTTACAGAGAAAAG CGGTTGGAGAGCCGGCTGTCCCTCCTGCAGACGGCTGTGGACGAATTCAATAAGGCCAAGAACGAGTTTGCTGCCAAG GCCACCGAAGAAGAGATGAAACTGCTGCGATTCCAGAGAAAACTGGATGATGAGAAAGGGGCGGGCTACTGGGACTGTCTCTACAG gcaaccatgGAGGCTCTGCTGGCGTTAG